Proteins from one Vicugna pacos chromosome 25, VicPac4, whole genome shotgun sequence genomic window:
- the C25H8orf33 gene encoding UPF0488 protein C8orf33 homolog isoform X1 gives MAAPGHPARETSAAPGPGTARAPCRPRVPSPSAVKFHPVCLRLGQPTCSDAASRAMKHKKKKNRNGASVANVGGKASEKPAAEEAPLSAEAQAEQLSRELAWCVEQLELGLKTQRPNPKQKEQALGAIRTLSSQRTPLPRKRQLMRSLFGDYRAQMEAEWREALRALRTAAHSAQVQPVGEATRRKSRKVCRPHLARGAKDILDTPHEEFRFNFF, from the exons ATGGCG GCTCCAGGACATCCTGCTCGGGAGACATCGGCAGCTCCAGGGCCAGGTACTGCCCGCGCACCCTGCAGACCCCGGGTCCCGAGTCCTTCAGCTGTAAAGTTCCATCCAGTCTGTCTCCGCTTAGGGCAGCCTACGTGCAGTGACGCCGCATCCAGGGCCATGAaacataagaagaagaaaaaccggAATGGGGCCTCTGTGGCGAATGTAGGCGGGAAGGCCTCAGAGAAGCCCGCTGCAGAGGAAGCACCGCTAAGCGCTGAGGCCCAG GCGGAGCAGCTGTCCCGGGAACTGGCCTGGTGCGTGGAGCAGCTGGAGTTGGGGCTGAAGACGCAGAGACCCAACCCTAAGCAGA AAGAGCAAGCTCTCGGGGCAATCCGAACCCTGAGCAGCCAAAGAACCCCCCTGCCCCGGAAGAGGCAGCTGATGCGCTCCTTGTTTGGAGACTACAGGGCTCAGATGGAAGCTGAGTGGCGCGAGGCCCTGCGGGCTCTCAGGACCG CAGCCCACTCGGCCCAGGTGCAGCCTGTAGGTGAGGCCACCAGAAGGAAGAGCCGAAAGGTCTGCAGGCCCCATCTAGCAAGGGGAGCCAAGGATATCCTAGACACTCCTCATGAAGAGTTCAGGTTCAACTTCTTTTAG
- the C25H8orf33 gene encoding UPF0488 protein C8orf33 homolog isoform X2 produces MAAPGHPARETSAAPGPGQPTCSDAASRAMKHKKKKNRNGASVANVGGKASEKPAAEEAPLSAEAQAEQLSRELAWCVEQLELGLKTQRPNPKQKEQALGAIRTLSSQRTPLPRKRQLMRSLFGDYRAQMEAEWREALRALRTAAHSAQVQPVGEATRRKSRKVCRPHLARGAKDILDTPHEEFRFNFF; encoded by the exons ATGGCG GCTCCAGGACATCCTGCTCGGGAGACATCGGCAGCTCCAGGGCCAG GGCAGCCTACGTGCAGTGACGCCGCATCCAGGGCCATGAaacataagaagaagaaaaaccggAATGGGGCCTCTGTGGCGAATGTAGGCGGGAAGGCCTCAGAGAAGCCCGCTGCAGAGGAAGCACCGCTAAGCGCTGAGGCCCAG GCGGAGCAGCTGTCCCGGGAACTGGCCTGGTGCGTGGAGCAGCTGGAGTTGGGGCTGAAGACGCAGAGACCCAACCCTAAGCAGA AAGAGCAAGCTCTCGGGGCAATCCGAACCCTGAGCAGCCAAAGAACCCCCCTGCCCCGGAAGAGGCAGCTGATGCGCTCCTTGTTTGGAGACTACAGGGCTCAGATGGAAGCTGAGTGGCGCGAGGCCCTGCGGGCTCTCAGGACCG CAGCCCACTCGGCCCAGGTGCAGCCTGTAGGTGAGGCCACCAGAAGGAAGAGCCGAAAGGTCTGCAGGCCCCATCTAGCAAGGGGAGCCAAGGATATCCTAGACACTCCTCATGAAGAGTTCAGGTTCAACTTCTTTTAG